A region of Solanum dulcamara chromosome 7, daSolDulc1.2, whole genome shotgun sequence DNA encodes the following proteins:
- the LOC129894347 gene encoding MADS-box protein EJ2, whose product MGRGRVELKRIENKINRQVTFAKRRNGLLKKAYELSVLCDAEVALIIFSNRGKLYEFCSTSSMVKLIEKYQRCNYATLEANQSATDTQNNYHEYLRLKARVELLQRSQRNFLGEDLGTLSTKDLEQLENQLESSLKQIRSRKTQFMLDQLADLQQKEQMLAESNRLLRRKLEESASGFPVRLCWEDGADHQAMHQQSRLPNTEGFYQPLGLHSSSPQFGYNPVNADEVNAAASAHNMNGFIHGWML is encoded by the exons ATGGGAAGGGGAAGAGTTGAACTGAAGAGAATAGAGAACAAAATAAACAGACAAGTCACTTTTGCTAAGAGAAGAAATGGACTTCTCAAGAAAGCTTATGAACTTTCTGTTTTATGTGATGCTGAAGTTGCCCTTATCATCTTCTCTAATAGGGGTAAACTCTATGAATTCTGCAGCACTTCaag CATGGTGAAATTAATTGAAAAGTACCAACGTTGCAACTATGCTACTTTGGAAGCCAACCAATCAGCTACTGATACTCAG AATAACTACCACGAGTATCTGAGGCTAAAAGCTAGAGTTGAGCTCCTCCAACGATCTCAGAG GAACTTTCTTGGGGAAGATTTGGGGACATTAAGCACGAAGGACCTCGAGCAGCTTGAGAATCAATTAGAGTCGTCCTTAAAGCAAATCAGGTCAAGGAAG ACACAATTCATGCTGGATCAGCTTGCAGATCTTCAACAAAAG GAGCAAATGCTGGCAGAATCTAATAGATTACTCCGCAGAAAG CTAGAAGAAAGTGCATCTGGATTTCCAGTTCGATTGTGTTGGGAAGATGGAGCTGATCATCAAGCCATGCATCAACAAAGTCGTCTCCCAAACACAGAGGGTTTCTATCAGCCTCTTGGATTGCATTCTTCTTCTCcacaatttgg gtaCAATCCTGTTAATGCGGATGAGGTGAATGCAGCAGCATCTGCACACAATATGAATGGATTTATTCATGGATGGATGCTTTAA